The following coding sequences lie in one Saccharomonospora amisosensis genomic window:
- a CDS encoding DEAD/DEAH box helicase codes for MTQAFARLQPALAHHVVNTLGWRSLRPLQEQAVEPVLAGHDALLLAPTAGGKTEAACFPVLSAMEEQGWSGLSVLYVCPLKALLNNLLPRLETYTSWLGRRAALWHGDVSAPVRRRILRDPPDVLLTTPESLEAMLVSANVEHRQFFAGLRTIVVDEVHAFAGDDRGWHLLAVLERLTTVANRPIQRIGLSATVGNPEELLAWLQGSGRDTRPGTVVAPGVGAAPAADVQVDPELDPELDPELDIELDYVGSVDNAATVIAALHRGEKRLVFCDSRQLVEELGAGLRARGVTTFLSHASLSVDERRRAEQAFAEARDCVIVSTSTLELGIDVGDLDRVIQLNAPATVASFLQRLGRTGRRPGSVRNCLFLAINEDQLLWAAALLRLWGSGYVEPVVAPPQPRHIVAQQLLALCLQENAVGSRLWTSAWNGLAPFDRSAEPIVAYLVEQGYLDRDGELLFIGPEAQRRFGHRHFMGMTAVFTAPPQFTVLDGRREVGRTDPALLTEKVDGPRLLLLGGRSWKVTWIDWKRRRCFVEQVDSGGKARWFTRGLSGGSRALTGSAREVVLGADPPVKLTRRAQRVLAELRDSRLHTVHPGGTVITQRDGDVRWWTWAGFRANATLAATLGPLADEKQSFADEWVRLRADVDRELWSAAVADATERLCLPEVNEQALVGLKFSEALPHRLAVATLAARLADLEGAATVLREPVRFLVRPG; via the coding sequence GTGACGCAAGCGTTCGCGCGGTTGCAGCCCGCGCTCGCGCACCACGTCGTCAACACGCTGGGCTGGCGGTCGCTGCGCCCGCTGCAGGAGCAGGCCGTCGAGCCGGTGCTCGCCGGGCACGACGCGCTGCTGCTGGCCCCCACCGCGGGCGGCAAGACCGAGGCCGCGTGCTTTCCCGTGCTCAGCGCGATGGAGGAGCAGGGCTGGAGCGGGCTGTCGGTGCTCTACGTGTGCCCGCTGAAGGCACTGCTGAACAACCTGCTACCCCGGCTGGAGACCTACACGTCCTGGCTGGGCAGGCGGGCGGCGCTGTGGCACGGCGACGTGAGCGCCCCGGTCCGGCGGCGCATCCTGCGTGACCCGCCCGACGTGCTGCTGACCACGCCCGAATCGCTGGAAGCCATGCTGGTCAGCGCGAACGTAGAGCACCGGCAGTTCTTCGCCGGGTTGCGCACGATCGTCGTGGACGAGGTGCATGCCTTCGCGGGCGACGACCGGGGCTGGCACCTGCTGGCCGTGCTTGAGCGGCTGACCACGGTGGCGAACCGGCCGATCCAGCGCATCGGGTTGTCGGCCACCGTCGGCAACCCCGAGGAGTTGCTGGCGTGGCTGCAGGGCTCCGGGCGTGATACCCGCCCCGGCACCGTGGTGGCGCCCGGAGTCGGTGCCGCGCCCGCCGCTGACGTGCAAGTGGACCCCGAACTGGACCCCGAACTGGACCCCGAACTGGACATTGAACTCGACTACGTCGGTTCGGTGGACAACGCCGCCACCGTGATCGCGGCACTGCACCGGGGCGAGAAGCGGCTCGTGTTCTGCGACTCCCGGCAACTCGTGGAAGAACTCGGCGCCGGGCTGCGTGCCAGAGGCGTCACCACGTTCCTTTCCCACGCCTCGCTGTCGGTCGACGAGCGCCGCCGCGCCGAACAGGCCTTCGCCGAGGCACGCGACTGCGTGATCGTGTCCACCTCCACCCTGGAACTGGGCATCGACGTCGGCGACCTCGACCGCGTGATCCAGCTCAATGCCCCGGCAACCGTCGCGTCGTTCCTGCAACGGCTCGGACGCACCGGCCGCCGCCCTGGCAGTGTGCGCAACTGCCTGTTCCTGGCGATCAACGAGGACCAACTGCTGTGGGCGGCGGCGTTGCTGCGGCTGTGGGGCAGCGGTTATGTCGAACCGGTGGTGGCCCCGCCGCAGCCCCGGCACATCGTGGCGCAGCAGCTCCTCGCGCTGTGCCTGCAGGAAAACGCTGTGGGCAGCCGGTTGTGGACCTCGGCGTGGAACGGGCTCGCACCGTTCGATCGCAGTGCCGAGCCCATCGTGGCGTACCTGGTGGAGCAGGGCTACCTCGACCGGGACGGGGAGCTGCTGTTCATCGGCCCGGAGGCGCAGCGGCGCTTCGGGCACCGGCACTTCATGGGCATGACGGCCGTGTTCACCGCGCCGCCGCAGTTCACCGTGCTGGACGGGCGCCGCGAGGTCGGGCGCACCGACCCGGCGCTGCTGACCGAGAAGGTCGATGGCCCGCGCTTGCTGTTGCTGGGCGGGCGAAGTTGGAAGGTCACCTGGATCGACTGGAAGCGGCGGCGCTGCTTCGTGGAACAGGTCGACAGCGGCGGCAAGGCCCGCTGGTTCACGCGGGGCCTGAGCGGGGGCAGCCGGGCGCTCACCGGCTCCGCTCGGGAGGTTGTGCTCGGTGCGGACCCGCCGGTGAAGCTCACGCGGCGCGCGCAGCGAGTGCTGGCCGAACTCCGCGACAGCCGCCTGCACACGGTGCACCCCGGCGGCACGGTGATCACTCAGCGGGACGGTGACGTCCGGTGGTGGACGTGGGCCGGGTTCCGGGCCAATGCCACGCTGGCGGCGACGCTGGGTCCGCTGGCCGACGAGAAGCAGTCCTTCGCCGACGAGTGGGTGCGGTTGCGCGCCGACGTGGACCGCGAGCTGTGGAGTGCCGCCGTCGCCGACGCCACCGAGCGGCTGTGCCTGCCCGAGGTGAACGAGCAAGCACTGGTCGGGTTGAAGTTCAGCGAGGCCCTGCCGCACCGGCTGGCGGTGGCGACCCTGGCCGCGCGGCTCGCGGACCTGGAAGGGGCGGCCACGGTGCTGCGTGAACCCGTGCGGTTCCTGGTGCGCCCCGGCTGA
- a CDS encoding TetR/AcrR family transcriptional regulator, whose translation MTGVKSRRELYSEATRAAVLEQATALFAERGYAGTLLEDVAAAAQVTRGAVYHHFAGKQALFEAVLDEQESRMMEAVRAAATSPDPWQAAMQALDAFLDRCCEPVYGRLCWQEAPTALGFQRWQEYEQKYAYGLVAGFIENLRESGGIETAATLETTVDFCFWMLGGAGLALVNTPDTDKQRVRDEWGRLMQRALAGLRP comes from the coding sequence ATGACAGGCGTCAAGAGCCGCCGGGAGCTGTACTCCGAGGCCACCCGCGCCGCCGTGCTGGAGCAGGCGACGGCGTTGTTCGCCGAGCGCGGGTACGCGGGCACGCTGCTGGAGGACGTGGCCGCGGCCGCGCAGGTCACCAGGGGCGCGGTGTACCACCACTTCGCGGGCAAGCAGGCGCTGTTCGAGGCGGTGCTCGACGAGCAGGAGTCGCGGATGATGGAAGCCGTGCGGGCCGCGGCGACCTCGCCCGATCCCTGGCAGGCGGCGATGCAGGCGCTCGACGCCTTTCTGGACAGGTGCTGCGAGCCGGTCTACGGCAGGCTGTGCTGGCAGGAAGCCCCGACGGCGCTGGGCTTTCAGCGCTGGCAGGAATACGAGCAGAAGTACGCCTACGGGCTGGTGGCGGGCTTCATCGAGAACCTGCGCGAATCCGGCGGCATCGAGACGGCGGCCACACTGGAGACCACAGTGGACTTCTGCTTCTGGATGCTGGGCGGAGCGGGCCTGGCGCTGGTGAACACCCCGGACACCGACAAGCAACGAGTGCGCGACGAATGGGGCCGACTCATGCAACGCGCACTCGCGGGCCTGCGGCCCTGA
- a CDS encoding cytochrome P450 — MAEGTVAAGEAPLFDPFAEGFTADPYPQYARLRESAPVYEHPLGFWVLTRYADVSALLRSNSSVEERHVNPGPLSQLREEVYGDRLPRADGLSMLDRDPPDHTRLRRLVAKAFTPKAVRALRPRITELVDGMLDEMVAARRVDLVPALAFPLPFAVIAEMLGTPPTDHERVRDLSGMVVRSLEPVLDPDVLRAIDSAYQELSGIAADMIAWKRHNPADDLLTALINAEEDGDVLSDEELIAQVLLLYIAGHETTVNLISGGTLALLRHPDQFAALRADPGLVPNAVEEMLRYDSPVQESRRITLEPTTIGGVEIPKGTFVLAILASANRDERQWGEDADSLRLDREGARNHLSFGSGVHHCLGASLARLEASVVFERMVSRFGDLALDGDVTWNGRINLRGPAALPVVTRPA; from the coding sequence ATGGCCGAGGGCACCGTCGCCGCGGGCGAGGCTCCGCTGTTCGATCCGTTCGCCGAGGGGTTCACCGCCGACCCCTACCCGCAGTACGCCCGGCTGCGCGAGAGCGCGCCGGTGTACGAGCACCCGCTGGGGTTCTGGGTGCTCACCCGCTACGCCGACGTCTCGGCCCTGCTTCGTTCGAACTCCTCGGTGGAGGAGCGCCACGTCAACCCGGGCCCGCTGAGCCAACTCCGTGAAGAGGTCTACGGCGACCGCTTGCCCCGCGCCGACGGGCTGTCCATGTTGGACCGTGACCCGCCCGATCACACCAGGCTGCGCAGGTTGGTGGCCAAGGCGTTCACCCCGAAGGCCGTGCGGGCGCTGCGGCCACGGATCACCGAACTCGTCGACGGCATGCTGGACGAGATGGTCGCCGCGCGCCGGGTGGACCTGGTGCCCGCTTTGGCCTTCCCGCTGCCGTTCGCGGTGATCGCGGAAATGCTCGGCACGCCACCCACCGACCACGAGCGCGTACGCGACCTCAGCGGCATGGTCGTGCGCTCGCTGGAACCGGTGCTCGATCCCGACGTGCTGCGTGCCATTGACTCCGCGTACCAGGAACTCAGCGGCATCGCCGCCGACATGATCGCCTGGAAACGCCACAACCCCGCCGACGACCTGCTCACCGCCCTCATCAACGCCGAGGAGGACGGCGACGTCCTCAGCGACGAGGAACTGATCGCCCAGGTCCTACTGCTCTACATCGCCGGGCACGAGACCACGGTGAACCTCATCTCCGGCGGCACGCTGGCGCTGCTGCGTCACCCGGACCAGTTCGCCGCGCTGCGGGCCGACCCCGGCCTTGTCCCCAACGCGGTGGAGGAGATGCTGCGCTACGACAGCCCGGTGCAGGAGAGCAGGCGGATCACGCTGGAGCCCACCACCATCGGCGGCGTCGAGATCCCCAAGGGCACCTTCGTGCTCGCGATCCTCGCCTCCGCCAACCGCGACGAGCGCCAATGGGGCGAGGACGCCGACTCACTGCGGCTGGACCGCGAGGGCGCGCGCAACCACCTCTCGTTCGGCTCCGGCGTGCACCACTGCCTCGGCGCGTCGCTGGCGAGGCTGGAGGCGAGCGTGGTGTTCGAGCGCATGGTGAGCAGGTTCGGCGATCTCGCCCTGGACGGCGACGTGACCTGGAACGGTCGCATCAACCTGCGCGGACCCGCCGCCCTGCCGGTGGTGACCCGGCCCGCCTAG
- a CDS encoding MerR family transcriptional regulator: MRIGEVAARTGLSLRTIRYYEEVGLVEPSARSQGGFRLYTEPDVARLDLVKRMKPLGFQLDEMREVLLLLHDHGRGELRPEHAQRLRHYAEIAQRRCAELRERLETAEAFAVELRAPIQCEGTVT, translated from the coding sequence ATGCGGATCGGCGAGGTGGCCGCTCGCACGGGACTGTCCCTGCGCACCATCCGCTACTACGAGGAAGTCGGCCTCGTGGAGCCGAGTGCCCGTAGCCAGGGCGGGTTCCGGCTCTACACCGAGCCCGACGTCGCGCGACTCGACCTGGTCAAGCGGATGAAGCCGCTGGGCTTCCAACTCGACGAGATGCGCGAGGTGCTGCTGCTCCTGCACGACCACGGTCGCGGTGAACTGCGCCCGGAGCACGCGCAACGGCTGCGCCACTACGCCGAGATCGCGCAGCGGCGCTGCGCCGAACTGCGGGAGCGGCTGGAGACGGCCGAGGCGTTCGCCGTTGAGCTGCGAGCCCCCATCCAGTGCGAAGGTACCGTGACGTAA
- a CDS encoding peptide chain release factor 3: MATGDDVLAEAGRRRSFAVISHPDAGKSTLTEALALHARVISDAGAVHGKGGRRGVVSDWLELEKARGISITSAALQFSYRDTVINLLDTPGHADFSEDTYRVLSAVDSAVMLLDAAKGLEPQTLKLFDVCRHRGIPVLTFVNKWDRPGREALELCDELVERIGLQPMPLTWPVGEAGHFRGVLDVADGSFVRYQRTAGGATVAGEERLSSAAAEAEVGEDWVRAGEELELLAASGGEFDARRFLAGEATPMLFGAAVLNVGVRHLLDLLVELAPRPAPRLDADGEPRPLDADFSAFVFKVQTGMDRAHRDQVAFARVCSGVFERGMVVTNATTKRPFATKYAQQVFGQQRSTVDTAYPGDVIGLVNASALRVGDTLYAGKPAVRFPGLPSFAPAHFAVARPTDLSRAKQFRKGVDQLGSEGVVQVLTSDLRGDAAPVFAAVGPMQFEVAAHRLEHEFSCPVRLDRLPYTAARRLADPAQRSLVDSGRRSEVLTRTDGLDLALFDDEMAMRILLRHHPDLALEPLVAEG, translated from the coding sequence ATGGCCACGGGCGACGACGTGCTCGCGGAGGCCGGCCGCAGACGCTCCTTCGCGGTGATCAGCCACCCCGACGCCGGTAAATCGACGTTGACGGAGGCGCTGGCGTTGCATGCGCGGGTGATCTCCGACGCCGGTGCGGTGCACGGCAAGGGCGGGCGCCGTGGCGTGGTCTCCGACTGGCTGGAGCTGGAAAAGGCCCGCGGGATCTCCATCACCTCCGCCGCGTTGCAGTTCTCCTACCGAGACACCGTGATCAACCTGCTCGACACCCCCGGCCACGCCGACTTCTCCGAGGACACCTACCGGGTGCTTTCAGCGGTGGATTCGGCGGTGATGTTGCTGGACGCCGCCAAGGGGCTGGAGCCGCAGACGCTGAAGCTGTTCGACGTGTGCAGGCACCGGGGCATCCCCGTGCTGACGTTCGTGAACAAGTGGGACCGGCCGGGCCGCGAGGCGCTGGAGCTGTGCGACGAGTTGGTGGAGCGCATCGGGCTGCAGCCGATGCCGTTGACCTGGCCGGTCGGTGAGGCCGGTCACTTTCGCGGTGTGCTTGATGTCGCCGACGGCTCGTTCGTGCGCTACCAGCGCACTGCGGGCGGCGCCACGGTCGCGGGCGAGGAACGGCTGAGCTCGGCCGCCGCCGAGGCCGAGGTCGGCGAGGACTGGGTGCGCGCGGGCGAGGAGCTGGAACTGCTCGCGGCATCCGGCGGCGAGTTCGACGCCCGGCGCTTCCTGGCGGGGGAGGCGACCCCGATGCTGTTCGGGGCGGCGGTGCTCAACGTCGGAGTGCGGCACCTGCTGGACCTGCTTGTGGAACTCGCGCCGAGACCGGCCCCACGACTCGACGCCGACGGCGAGCCCCGACCGCTGGACGCCGACTTCTCAGCCTTCGTGTTCAAGGTGCAGACCGGCATGGACCGCGCCCACCGCGACCAGGTGGCGTTCGCGCGGGTGTGTTCCGGCGTCTTCGAGCGGGGGATGGTGGTCACCAACGCCACCACGAAGCGACCCTTCGCCACCAAGTACGCCCAGCAGGTCTTCGGGCAGCAACGCTCCACAGTGGACACCGCGTACCCAGGCGACGTGATCGGGCTGGTGAACGCCTCCGCGTTGCGGGTCGGCGACACCCTCTACGCGGGAAAGCCCGCCGTCCGGTTTCCCGGTCTGCCCAGCTTCGCGCCCGCGCACTTCGCGGTGGCGCGCCCCACCGATCTCAGCCGCGCCAAGCAGTTCCGCAAGGGTGTGGACCAGCTCGGCTCCGAGGGAGTGGTGCAGGTGCTCACCTCCGACCTGCGAGGCGACGCCGCGCCGGTGTTCGCGGCGGTGGGGCCGATGCAGTTCGAGGTGGCCGCGCACCGGCTGGAACACGAGTTCTCCTGCCCGGTGCGGCTGGATCGGTTGCCCTACACCGCGGCACGCAGGCTCGCCGATCCCGCGCAGCGCTCGCTCGTCGACTCCGGGCGTCGCAGCGAGGTGCTGACTCGCACCGACGGCCTCGACCTCGCCCTCTTCGACGACGAGATGGCGATGCGCATCCTGCTGCGCCACCACCCCGACCTCGCGCTGGAACCGTTGGTGGCAGAGGGTTGA
- a CDS encoding acyl--CoA ligase family protein, with product MTGDLSFEPLTPVSYLDRAAAAHGSRTAVVDGEHRWTYTQLHDRCRRLAGGLAGLAEGRPVAVLAPNTHVLLEANFGVPWAGVPLVAVNTRLSAREVAYILEHCGARVLVHDPAFDELVEQARGELAEPPVVIRAGEEYEKLLAGADPTARTPADERALLSINYTSGTTGRPKGVMYHHRGAYLQALAMVAHTGLSPSAVHLWTLPMFHCNGWCFPWAVTAAAATHVCLPKVDPGEVWRLLREEGVTHLEGAPTVLSMLAYAEQAAPLEHAVHVATGGAPPTPAILRRMGELGFDVTHLYGLTETFGPAMICDWRPEWNALAADEQARLKARQGVGNMISCQVRVVADDGTDVPADGESVGQIALRGNNVMLGYFRDEEATRQAAPDGWFRTGDLGVRHPDGYVELRDRSKDVIISGGENIASVEVEQVIAEHPAVFEVAVIAVPDDHWGEVPAAYVTVHDGASVSGQELIAHVRERLAHFKAPKSVVFGELPKTSTGKIQKYVLRERAWHGRRRGAD from the coding sequence ATGACGGGTGACCTCTCGTTCGAACCGCTGACGCCGGTGTCATACCTGGACAGGGCCGCCGCAGCGCACGGAAGCCGAACTGCCGTCGTCGACGGCGAGCACCGCTGGACCTACACGCAACTGCACGACCGTTGCCGCCGCCTCGCGGGTGGGCTCGCCGGGCTGGCCGAGGGCCGTCCGGTGGCGGTGCTCGCTCCCAACACGCACGTGCTGCTGGAGGCCAACTTCGGGGTGCCGTGGGCGGGAGTGCCACTGGTGGCGGTGAACACGCGGCTTTCCGCCCGCGAGGTCGCCTACATCCTCGAACACTGCGGCGCGCGGGTGCTCGTGCACGACCCGGCGTTCGACGAGCTCGTCGAACAGGCGCGCGGCGAACTCGCCGAACCACCTGTCGTGATCCGCGCCGGTGAGGAGTACGAGAAACTGCTGGCGGGTGCTGATCCGACGGCACGCACACCCGCCGACGAGCGTGCGCTGCTGTCCATCAACTACACCTCCGGCACCACGGGCAGGCCCAAGGGCGTGATGTACCACCACCGGGGCGCCTACCTGCAGGCGTTGGCGATGGTGGCGCACACCGGGCTGTCGCCGTCGGCGGTGCACCTGTGGACGCTGCCGATGTTCCACTGCAACGGCTGGTGCTTCCCGTGGGCGGTCACCGCCGCCGCGGCCACGCATGTGTGCCTGCCCAAGGTCGACCCCGGCGAGGTGTGGCGGCTGCTGCGGGAGGAAGGCGTCACGCACTTGGAAGGCGCGCCGACTGTGCTTTCCATGCTCGCCTATGCCGAGCAGGCCGCCCCGCTGGAGCACGCGGTCCACGTGGCCACCGGCGGAGCTCCACCGACGCCCGCGATCCTGCGGCGGATGGGGGAACTGGGCTTCGACGTCACTCACCTGTACGGGCTGACCGAGACCTTCGGCCCCGCCATGATCTGTGACTGGCGTCCGGAGTGGAACGCGCTCGCCGCCGACGAGCAGGCAAGGCTCAAGGCACGGCAGGGTGTCGGCAACATGATCTCCTGCCAGGTGCGCGTCGTTGCTGACGACGGCACCGACGTGCCCGCCGACGGCGAGTCGGTCGGCCAGATCGCGTTGCGTGGCAACAACGTGATGCTCGGCTACTTCCGCGACGAGGAAGCCACAAGGCAGGCCGCGCCGGACGGCTGGTTCCGCACCGGCGACCTCGGTGTGCGACACCCGGACGGTTACGTCGAGCTTCGCGACCGCAGCAAGGACGTCATCATCTCCGGGGGAGAGAACATCGCCTCGGTGGAGGTGGAGCAGGTCATCGCCGAGCATCCGGCGGTGTTCGAGGTCGCGGTGATCGCCGTTCCCGACGACCACTGGGGCGAGGTACCCGCCGCGTACGTGACGGTGCACGACGGCGCCTCGGTGTCGGGGCAGGAGCTGATCGCCCACGTCCGCGAGCGGCTGGCCCACTTCAAGGCACCGAAGTCGGTCGTGTTCGGTGAGCTGCCGAAGACGTCCACTGGCAAGATCCAGAAGTACGTGCTGCGGGAACGGGCCTGGCACGGGCGGCGGCGCGGCGCCGACTAG
- a CDS encoding DUF1203 domain-containing protein codes for MNFRIVPIERAVAEHVRTTMRAYEYDHPAWKAVANGTGTAPCRLCLEPIEPGSESLIAFTYDAFLGREELPLPGPIFVHERDCTPYERTGEFPHRLGKAFVLDAYQAGRRLLSEQRVDTEEVADNLRELLARPGVDYVHVRSARAGCYLCTAVPADSAERT; via the coding sequence ATGAATTTCAGGATCGTCCCGATCGAACGTGCGGTCGCCGAACACGTACGCACGACAATGCGGGCCTACGAGTACGACCATCCGGCGTGGAAAGCGGTGGCGAACGGAACCGGAACCGCCCCGTGCCGGCTCTGTCTCGAACCGATCGAGCCGGGCAGTGAATCCCTGATCGCGTTCACCTACGACGCGTTCCTCGGCAGGGAGGAGCTACCGCTTCCCGGACCGATCTTCGTGCATGAGCGAGACTGCACCCCCTATGAGCGCACCGGTGAGTTCCCGCACCGGCTCGGCAAGGCGTTCGTGCTCGACGCCTACCAGGCGGGCAGGCGGTTGCTCAGCGAGCAGCGGGTCGACACGGAAGAAGTGGCCGACAACCTCCGCGAACTGCTCGCCCGTCCCGGGGTCGACTACGTACACGTGCGCTCCGCGAGAGCCGGCTGCTACCTGTGCACCGCCGTGCCCGCGGACAGCGCCGAGCGCACCTAG
- a CDS encoding spermidine synthase → MRELTEPLAPGLAQLWELREVLWEGDTDYQHAVIARTSQGVSLFCDNDPQSTELAQLHYHEALLVPALLLAERVDRVLVIGSSEGVISQLAVAAGATRVDHVDIDREVVERCAEYLPYGYTPEELDRAVRGEGAVRMHYADGWEFVRRAAEPGAERYDIIVADLPGEREDESQHNRLFGTEFLRHCRAALAEGGVVSSQVGCPTLWLNAMLRRAWGRFNEVFDTVAYYGSDEFDWGFLFGRADYVENPAGRMIGRLADLAYQPATLDAEALVANSVLPYSIRKER, encoded by the coding sequence TTGCGTGAGTTGACCGAACCACTGGCGCCGGGGCTGGCCCAGCTGTGGGAGCTGCGGGAAGTGCTCTGGGAGGGCGACACCGACTACCAGCACGCGGTGATCGCCAGGACCTCCCAGGGGGTGTCGCTGTTCTGCGACAACGATCCGCAGAGCACCGAACTCGCGCAACTGCACTACCACGAGGCGCTGCTCGTGCCCGCGCTGCTGCTCGCTGAGCGGGTCGACCGCGTGTTGGTGATCGGCTCCAGCGAGGGGGTGATCAGCCAACTCGCCGTCGCGGCGGGTGCCACCCGGGTCGACCACGTCGACATCGACAGGGAGGTCGTCGAGCGCTGCGCCGAGTACCTGCCGTACGGCTACACGCCAGAGGAACTGGACCGCGCGGTGCGCGGCGAGGGCGCGGTGCGGATGCACTACGCCGACGGCTGGGAGTTCGTGCGTCGCGCCGCCGAACCCGGTGCCGAGCGCTACGACATCATCGTGGCGGACCTGCCGGGGGAGCGGGAGGACGAGTCGCAACACAACCGGCTGTTCGGCACCGAGTTCCTGCGCCACTGCCGCGCCGCACTTGCCGAGGGCGGCGTGGTCTCATCCCAGGTGGGCTGCCCGACGCTGTGGCTCAACGCGATGCTGCGGCGCGCCTGGGGCCGGTTCAACGAGGTCTTCGACACCGTGGCCTACTACGGCTCCGACGAGTTCGACTGGGGATTCCTGTTCGGTCGTGCCGACTACGTCGAGAACCCGGCCGGCCGCATGATCGGGCGGCTCGCCGACCTCGCCTACCAGCCCGCCACTCTCGACGCGGAGGCACTGGTGGCCAACTCCGTGCTGCCTTACAGCATCCGTAAGGAGCGTTAG
- a CDS encoding sigma-70 family RNA polymerase sigma factor, with protein sequence MNGPRVDADLVARLTPAALTAARRRLPDREDQLDAVQDGWLLLLASADTIRDPARVSRWLNTAVGRQAGRLARRRLREIPSEATADHWCPWVPSTENSWLLTDRDRTLWTLVSRLPPPERALVEPLAFEPGLSHRELAARLGISAATVARWRSRSLRRLREWSTAEGMRL encoded by the coding sequence ATGAACGGACCACGTGTCGATGCGGACCTGGTCGCCAGGCTGACGCCGGCGGCGCTGACGGCCGCACGCCGTCGGCTGCCGGACCGGGAGGACCAACTGGACGCGGTACAGGACGGCTGGTTACTGCTGCTCGCCAGCGCGGACACCATCAGGGACCCGGCCCGCGTATCCCGCTGGCTGAATACCGCGGTGGGAAGGCAGGCCGGACGGCTGGCGCGCAGGCGGCTGCGCGAGATCCCCTCGGAGGCCACCGCGGACCACTGGTGTCCATGGGTGCCATCCACCGAGAACAGTTGGTTATTGACCGACCGCGACCGTACTTTGTGGACATTGGTATCCCGGCTGCCTCCGCCGGAGCGGGCACTGGTGGAACCGCTCGCCTTCGAGCCAGGGCTGTCTCATCGGGAGCTCGCCGCTCGCCTCGGGATCTCAGCGGCCACGGTCGCACGGTGGCGATCCCGGTCGTTGCGCCGGTTGCGGGAATGGTCGACGGCGGAAGGGATGCGGCTGTGA